The window CACGGACCTGCCCTTCACACCCGCAGGAAGCGCATTGCAGCTCTTGTGCGATGGGCGCCCCTCCTGCCCGCAACCCTCCCAgcctttccccaccctccctccataGCACTGTGCGTCCCTCCTGCCCCAACCCCTGCTCTTCAGAGCTAAGAGACTGTGGAGGATGCTGcatgcctccccgccccccaccccacccctcactgcCACCAAGCAGGGCCAGGCAGCTCTGGAAAACTGCCTGCTTGCAAATCTATTGGGTGGAGCCTTGACTCATACCCCTGATCTCTGAGGCTGGCACCTGGCAAGGCCTGCTGTACCTTCTCTGgacttgaccttgggcaagttatttctcctttccaaacCTCAGTTTGCTCCTCTGGGGCTTGGATCcctgtgaggagtaaatgagaagACACATGAGAAGTGGCTGGTCAGAGTCAGTGAGCAGGAAGTGTTCCTTGTTTTGATGGCCCTGAGGGAGGACAGGCCTAGGATGTGGGGAGGCTGTGGTGGACCTGGGACCACTTAGAGGACATCAGGTTTCTTTAACAAGGTCTCACAGCAGAATTGTGGCTCCCAGGGTGTGGCCTTTGGCCATAGGGTTTATATCACCTTGTCATTCCCCACTGGAGACACAGGCCTGAACAGTGGTCCTCTGAGCCCTGACCCAAGAACACCAGGCCCCAGGAAGCTGTCTCCTGCCTCCTgagtctctccttttctctcaggGGCAGGAACATGGTATCTCTCTGAACCTAAGCGTCCTCCATCTGCAAAAGGGGCAAATGCATGCATAACATGCACACATGTTGTTCCTTTCCTGCCCTTGACCTTAGCTTCGCCTCCAACTCACAGGGACAACCCACAGGGATCCTCTTGGTGCAGGGCAAGGCTGTTAATTCAGCTCTGACAGACCCTCTTAGAGTCTGTCCTTCGAGTGGCCCAAAGTGACTAGCTGGCAGAGGGACCAGCCAGCAGGGCACCTCCCTAAGGCTCAGGGACGCCTGAGCACTTCAGCCTCCTTTTCTGCAAGTGCTACATGCTCCACAGACATCAGCTTCTTCCGTTCTCATGGGGTCCCCGTGAGATGCGTGGGAAGAGgtggctgaggcacagagaagtggtATATACCCTGTTCAGAGTCACACAGTAAGGGACAGAGGAGGTCTTGAACCTACATCATCCAGCACTGTTTCCTGAAGGACTAAAAACCCCAAGCCACAAAACCAAGGGCATGAACACAGGAGGATCCTATAGTGGTCACTGCAAGAAGGCCTTTGGGGTGGGAGTGCACATCTAACCATGCCCTGTTGGAAGGGAGGCCTTGGAgatctgggggaggggcatttgAGGTGGAAGGAACAGCATGAGTAAGAGTGTGGAGGTGGGAGCCAGGGTCAGGTGCGGGGGTTGGAGGCTGGGCTTGGCTGAAAGGGGAAGGTTACTGCAGATTCTAAGCAGGGCTGTTGAGGCCATTCACCTTCTGAATGGAGGAGGAACATGCTGAGGTCGCGACTCAGGCCAGGGTGGCAGAACTGTCCtggaggggctgcagggagacagagaaaacgAGCTTCACTGGACTCTGCAGGGCCAAGGGAAGCAGGGCCTGGGCACTGGCCGCCCACCCCACCGGTCTGCAGAACTTCCCCGTGCAGACTGGCTCATGCTGTCCCTGTGCCAGACGCCTCTGGGAAAGAGTACTCGGTCTGCTCTGTTCTCCCTGGGGGCTGCTTGGGGTGATGAGAATGAGATGCCCCCCTGTTGGGAGGTGGAGGCCCCACCACAGGCCCAACAACTCCCAGGCTGCCCATAAGCCGCACTGAGGGCTGCCCAGAGTGTCTGGTACCGTTTCCCCTCCAGGAACATGACATCGAGACGCCTTACGGCCTTCTGCACGTGGTGATCCGGGGCTCCCCCAAAGGGAACCGCCCGGCCATCCTCACCTACCATGATGTGGGCCTCAATCGTGAGTGCACCCCAACCTCATcctgccttcctctgcctcccctccttccccacggGGCCCCGGAGATCCCCACTCACCCTCAGCTTGGTGCCCTTAGCCATTTGGGCCTTGATGTCACTGCTGGGCCACGAGGCTGACCACCTCTGCCTTGCCCTCCCTCTCAGGGCCACAGGCCTCCCTACCCCTTTGCTGAGCCACAGCTGAGAGGTGTGTCTTTGCAGACAAGCTGTGCTTCAACACCTTCTTCAACTTTGAGGACATGCAGGAGATCACCAAGCACTTTGTGGTGTGCCACGTGGATGCCCCTGGTCAGCAGGTGGGGGCGTCACAGTTTCCCCAGGGGTAGGTACCGGGGAGCCCCCCTCCAGGTTTCCCAGTTCTGTGCCCCAGGCAGCACCTGGCCCTGACCTCCTGCTCTGCCTGCAGGTACCAGTTCCCCTCAATGGAGCAGCTGGCCGCCATGCTCCCCAGCGTGGTACAGCACTTTGGGTGAGTGTCTGCCCTTACCCTGTCTCTGTGCTGGGGGGGCCATCAGAGTCACCTGATGGCAATCATGGGAAGTACCTCCCCGAGCCCTGGAGTGACCAGCCACGCTTTCCACCAGGTTCAAGTACGTGATTGGCATCGGAGTAGGAGCCGGAGCTTATGTGCTGGCCAAGTTTGCAGTGAGTCTCCTtacttccacccccaccccagggctgaTGTCTCCTGGAAGGGGCCACCCTTCAACCATAGGAAcatttgctctttcttccttctccttcccctcccccccacttcctcTTCACTCAGAAAagccctttgttttcttttattcaccctaggaaataaaaaaaagagggagattactTTTTCCATACATTTCCTCAAAATACTAGACTATAACTTGCTTACCATTATCCACAGCCAAAGTTTCTTTTAGCGGCAAACCATACAACTAACTGCTCTAGCCACTAAGTAAGGATTATCCTAATCACTCATTCAGTAATTAGGGTAATATTTAAACATAAGGCTTTTTTTCCcgtcttttcaagtttttatttaaattctagttagttaacatagatgATAAAATTGGTTccaagtgtagaatttagtgattcatcacttacatacaacacccagtgctcatcacaaatgccctccttaatacccatcccccatctagcccatcccccacccacctccctccatcaacctgtttgttctctatcattaagcctcttatggtttccttccctctttttttccttcctctatgttcatctgttttgtgtcttaaattccacatatgagtgaaatcatgctatttgtctttctctgactgacttatttcacttagcataataccttctagttccatccatgtcattgcatggcaagatttctttctttttgatggctgagtaatattccattgtgtatgtataccacatcttctttatccatgtccagtcaatggacatttgggctttttccatagcTTGACTACTGtggatagtgctactataaatattggtgtgcatgtgcccctttgaatctgtgtttttgcatcttttgggtaaatacctagtagtgcaattgctggatcctagggtagttctatttttaattctctgtggaacctccatactgttttccagagtggctgtaccagtttgcattcccaccagcagtgtaagagtgttcccctttctccacatccttgccaacatttgttgtttcctgtgttgttaattttagccattctaacaggtgtgaggtggtatctcatcgtggttttgatttttatttccatgattatgagtgatgttgagcatcttttcatgtgtctgttagcatctggatgtcttctttggaaaaatgtctgttcatgtcttctgcccatttcttaactggattatttatttttttgggtgttgagtttgacaagttctttatagattttggatactaaccctttatcagagatgtcatttccgtaggctgccttttagttttgttaattgtttccttctccgtgcagaagctttttatcatgatgaagtcccagtagttcatttttgcttttgtttccctcacctctGGAAACGtgtctagtaaaaagttgctatggccaaggtcaaagaggttgctgcctgaaACACAAGTCCTTCCTTAACCAAAAATTACACTTACGTTAAGTTTGGAAGGTTTAAAGGAAGTTGCATTTCAGAAACATTGTGTTGGGTAGGAGCCCACAAGCTTTtcatctctaaaaacaaaaacttaattttcaggattcaaagtgtttcttttttcaaaagaaaagaccAGGAATTTTCAACTCCAGTATGGATTTCAGCACTTAACTACTAACAAGtagttatatatgtgtgtatatatatatatatatgtatatatatatatatatatatatacacacatatatatgtatatatatatatacacacatatatatgtatatatatatacacatatatttaactATATCGTTATaactatataaaactatatatatagtaatatagtaGTATatatgaaactatatatatagttatatatattaccatatatagtgtatataacTATacttatagtatatatatatatatatatatatatatatatatatatatattccctgtCACCCCAGATAAACTTGACAGGATAGTAAAGTCGTATGTATATGACCATTTTCCCCTAAATGTGGGCAAACACCTGAACAgatcatttgaatttcttttaccATCAAACACAAAACAGGCTTTGGAAAGTTCAGTTTCTTACTTCACTAGAGCTTCTTTTTCtatgaaagcaaagaaacaaagtgttttattttttaatttttatttttaatttttttaatgtcttatttttttgtttttgagagacagcgcgagtgggggaggggcagagagagagggagacagctgtctgcacagagcctgatgtgaggctcaaacccaggaaccatgagatcatgacccgagccacagtcagaggcttaaccaactgagccagccaggtgcccctaaacaaaatgttttattgagGATGTTTAATCCTCAGTTTTACAACAGATCAAACAGATTCAAAGACCTGTTAAAAGGGGTGGAAAACAGTGACATAGGCATAGACTCGAAACCAATCAAAGAATAATGAAAGGTGCCGAATGGGGTAGAGGGTGAGCAGAGGCAGccagaaggggtggggtggggggcaggcaggttTCCATCTGTAGCCAGTGGAGGCGTCTGCGGCTCCTCAAAGCCCTTCCAGAGCACGTCCTCCTCCTCGGCCCCTCCCAACCACCTGTGAGATAGGCAGAGTCAGCATCTTACAGCCCGTTTCCCGGGTGGGAAGGCTGGGGCTCCCTACATACTAGCCAGCCTCCCaagctctgtcttcctctcatgGCAGCTTATCTTCCCTGACCTGGTGGAGGGGCTGGTGCTGATGAACATTGACCCCAACGGCAAAGGCTGGATCGACTGGGCGGCCACCAAGGTGAGCATGGTCCACCTAGCAgacgggggtggtggtggtgaggggcgGCACTCACACTGGCCTCCACCCCGGCCCACAGCTCTCCGGCCTGACCAGCACTTTACCTGACACGGTGCTATCCCACCTCTTCAGCCAGGTAAGGGGGTGGGGCCCCCACAGGAGCAGCAGTGGTGGCTGAACTGGGGGTCCTTGGGAGCCTCTGGAGGGCCTGGTTCTGTCtactcccaggggcacctggggcttCTACCAGGAGGGGATCTGGGTTGGGGTCATGAGGCATCTGACCTGTCTCACTCTACTCTCCTGAGACAGATGTGGGAGgcctcctccctcacttgctggGAATGGGGCGAGGGTGGTTCTGTCTGGGACACCTGTGCCCGTCTGAGACCACATCCCTGTCTGTCGCTCCCCTCCGTGCACCTCCCCCATCTATCCCGTGGGCCCAGGAGGAGCTGGTGAGCAACACAGAGCTGGTGCAGAGCTACCGGCAGCAGATCGGGAACGTGGTGAACCAGGCCAACCTGCAGCTCTTCTGGAACATGTACAACAGGTGCGGGCGGCCTGGGGCCCAGCTCCGCAGCACCAGGCCACAGAGTGCCCCCTCTGTCCCCTCGGTACAACCAGTCACagaaggaggcaggcaggagacGTGCTCTCCCAAGCTTGTAGATGAACAACTTGTACCAAGAAGAAAAGAGTTActtcttgcccaaggtcacacccctcgaaggacagaggggaggggagggcttccAGCTCTGGTTTCTGGGCTCTTCCACGCCTTTTCCCCCAGGGCATTGCTGGCCGGCCAGGAGCAGTGGGGGAAGCTGGGCAGCACCCCTGATGCCCCCAGCCTGAACTTCAGGGCTGACatctgtgggaggggagggagggttggaTGAACTCCATGGTTTTCAAGCTGTGCTCCTTAGAGCCCACtggccttccctcctttctttttctcgtacaaatatttattaagcacctgccaTGTGCATGGTGCTGGAGGAACAGTGGAGAATGAGAGGCTAGGCCCTGCCTTCCTCTACGACCCAGGAATCCCACGCACAGGTGGTGGTGCATGTCAGAGTGCttcaaggggcagggagagccaaATTTCAGGGCCCACCTGGCATGAATTGCAGGATCTGAGAAGAAGTTACGTATGAGGCATGGCCTGAAGACCCCTGTTTGTGCAGAGCAGGTCCCTGCCTCCCTGTTTACCCCTAACTGGGATCTCTTAGAGCCTTTTCCATAGTTGAGACAACTCAATAACCGTAAACCCCAACTCTGGGACCAGCCCGGGATGCTGGGCCATAATTGCCATTGTGGGAGGATGAGGTAAGGCTGGAATACAACAGGGGCAGGCCTGGGGCACACAACCACCTCAGATCCAGTTCTGAGAtgcccacctctgcctctccctgcagccGCAGAGACCTGGACATTAACCGGCCTGGAACAGTACCCAATGCCAAGACACTCCGGTGagtgcccctcaccccccagccTGTCCCTGCCCACCACGCCCAGGCCAGACAGCCCTTGTCCTCTGTGTCTGCAGCTGCCCCGTGATGCTGGTGGTCGGAGATAACGCACCTGCTGAGGACGGTGTGGTGAGTGAGGGACAGCATCCtgactgggggtgggaggcaggagtaCGGAGATCACTGGCCTCTGGCTGGCAGGGCCAGGCACTGGATGCTGGATTtctcaccccacctcccaccgtCTTGCCATGATGCATCACCACCTGGCACAATCCCACCCTTCGAGTGAGAGAGGCGTGGAgacgggagggagctggggccagACCACCTGATGGCCACCCCGTCCCTGGGGTGAGGAGTACCAGGGTAGCCCCCCGTGTGACAGAAACTAGCACACCCTCCCTGTGCTTGAGGGCCTGGAGGAATGCGGTGTGTGCTGCGGTGGCCATGGCCATGGGGACTCGGGCAGGGGCCTCAGTCTCCTGCTGAGCCTTGACCCTCCCTCACCTCACCGCCTGAACCCGCGGTCCCTGGCACTTTGCCCGCCACTGCCACCAAGGTGGCCCTGGCTCCCGTGAGGACATCGTCCGTCCAGCAGTTATGAGTGGAGTCCAAGGATCTCAGGTCCCTTGGGGCGCTGCTTCCTGATCTGCAGGGGCCTGACTTTCAGAAGGCAGCCTGGCGGGCGTGGGgcaccctaaccctaaccctaatcccGATGCCAGCCCGTGTCTGCCCCCTGCACACCCTTCTCACGAGTAGAGCCTCTCAGCTCTGGGAATAGAACCTGCCTTAGCAACTGAGGCAGGGGCTCCCCTGATACCCCGGGGGCTGGGGCTGCCTTACTCTGCTGACCTTGTCTCTAGGTGGAGTGCAACTCCAAACTGGATCCAACCACCACGACCTTCCTGAAGGTGAGGCCTTCTTCCCCAGCCATAGGCCAGCTCCTCAGCCAAGGGCCCAGCCTCAGGGAGGGGCCTGCCTGGGGTCCCATCCAGGGCGGGAGCAGGACAGCGTGTCGGGTCAGCGCAGCCTGTTTAGGTATACGAGGCTTGGGCAGGGTGTGGGGTGGCCCCCGCTCAGCtcacccccttctcttccctgcagATGGCAGATTCCGGGGGGCTCCCCCAAGTCACACAGGTGAGACTCTTGGCCCTCCTTCCCTTATCTGGCCCAAGTGGGGGAAGCCTCCTTTTCCCCTAATCCCAGGCAGCCAGTCAAAGCATGTACTGTCTCTCTGTCCTGCAGCCAGGGAAGCTGACTGAGGCTTTCAAATATTTCCTGCAAGGCATGGGCTACAGTAAGTatacctccccctgcccccgccctaGAGACCGGTGGGCAGGCAGCAAAGTGGGTTTGGCACACGGTGGCAGGTGGCACTAAGCCTGTGGGCATATGAGCTCTGTGTTCTCAGGGCCCACATGCTGTGCCActccccacctgctccccacaTGACGGGGGACCCTCTAGGGCGTCTCCACCTGCGTTGTAAGTAGATGATCCTAGGCTGTGTCTGGCTCTCCTCTGCTCTTGGAGGGGCTTTGGGACAGTGCTCTCCTGGCAGCATTGGAGCGGTAAGGCTCTTCCTCCAGCCCTGGGGGACAAGAGCCCAGGGCTGAGTCCTGCCCAGAAAGCCTGCCTACAGGTGAGTCATATATACCACCAGCTCCCCGCCAGGCCTATGGCACCTGAGAAGGGCTTTTGTCACACGTGGTGGGATGGTGCAAGGGACATTAGAGTGGTCTTGGAATCTAGGGCGTGAGGAAGGCAAGTGAGGCCACCTGGGTTTTAGGAGAGAGACAAGGCAGCCAAACCTGGGGGTTGCGTATATGAAGACCCCAAGGGAGTAGGGGCCAAGGGGTGGCTAtgcccactctcctcccctctccaaaCTGCCCCTTGTGCAGGGATGATATCCCCAGACTGCTCATGGGCACCTCTaaatcacatacacacatgcacatgcacacacccttTTTATCTCCTTgattcctcccctttcccccataTACCTGGCTCTCCTGCTGGAAGCAAAACTCTTCTCCCTGAATTTGTTTCCCCCCTGGACTTTACCCTCTGGAGCTTGTGCCTCCTTAGAAGGACAGGCCCGTGGGGGAAAACTGGGGGCCCAGCCAGGAGTGGAAATCCCTCTGGCCCCCCAGAAGCCTGCCAGCCTCATGTGGGGATGTAGGGCAAAGAGAGGCCAAAGCCAACAGCGAACCACAGCAGGAGCTCTGTGGCTGGGCCTGAGCCCAGGGCCTGCCCCGTGAGCATCTGTGGGATGGGTAGACCAGCAAAGCTTATTGGGCTGGGACATGTTCTTAGGACCCCAGGCAAAATGCCACCAGGCAGCCTGAGAGCTGGGCAGGATTTAGGAGGTTGTGCAGGCCTCCCCCATTCTGTACATGGGGGAACTGGGGCCCGGAAGAAGGGTGAGGGTGCTGGCACTAGCCCTGTCACCAAGAGCCCCTCAGGGTCACAGCCCAGGCTGGAGAAGCAAGATGAGTGCCTCCACCGTGGGATCAGGGCTCCCTCCAGGGCTGCTGCTTCAgtgggtgggcaggagggggctTCCTAAAGctctggccctgccccagcccgCTCTGTTCCTGTCCTGTTGTCTTCTCTCCTGACCCTCGCAACACCCTGGCCTCGCCGGATCACGCTCTTCACccgtgttctgtgtctccccccaccctgccccacccctctggctctgtcttctctcttagTTGCATACTTGAAGGACCGAA is drawn from Felis catus isolate Fca126 chromosome E2, F.catus_Fca126_mat1.0, whole genome shotgun sequence and contains these coding sequences:
- the NDRG4 gene encoding protein NDRG4 isoform X4 translates to MPECWDGEHDIETPYGLLHVVIRGSPKGNRPAILTYHDVGLNHKLCFNTFFNFEDMQEITKHFVVCHVDAPGQQVGASQFPQGYQFPSMEQLAAMLPSVVQHFGFKYVIGIGVGAGAYVLAKFALIFPDLVEGLVLMNIDPNGKGWIDWAATKLSGLTSTLPDTVLSHLFSQEELVSNTELVQSYRQQIGNVVNQANLQLFWNMYNSRRDLDINRPGTVPNAKTLRCPVMLVVGDNAPAEDGVVECNSKLDPTTTTFLKMADSGGLPQVTQPGKLTEAFKYFLQGMGYIAYLKDRRLSGGAVPSASMTRLARSRTASLTSAGSVDGSRPQACTHSESSEGLGQVNHTMEVSC
- the NDRG4 gene encoding protein NDRG4 isoform X5; translated protein: MPECWDGEHDIETPYGLLHVVIRGSPKGNRPAILTYHDVGLNHKLCFNTFFNFEDMQEITKHFVVCHVDAPGQQVGASQFPQGYQFPSMEQLAAMLPSVVQHFGFKYVIGIGVGAGAYVLAKFALIFPDLVEGLVLMNIDPNGKGWIDWAATKLSGLTSTLPDTVLSHLFSQEELVSNTELVQSYRQQIGNVVNQANLQLFWNMYNSRRDLDINRPGTVPNAKTLRCPVMLVVGDNAPAEDGVVECNSKLDPTTTTFLKMADSGGLPQVTQPGKLTEAFKYFLQGMGYMPSASMTRLARSRTASLTSAGSVDGSRPQACTHSESSEGLGQVNHTMEVSC
- the NDRG4 gene encoding protein NDRG4 isoform X3, whose amino-acid sequence is MAGLQELRFPEEKPLLRGQDAAELENSDTFLLAVDTDWKEHDIETPYGLLHVVIRGSPKGNRPAILTYHDVGLNHKLCFNTFFNFEDMQEITKHFVVCHVDAPGQQVGASQFPQGYQFPSMEQLAAMLPSVVQHFGFKYVIGIGVGAGAYVLAKFALIFPDLVEGLVLMNIDPNGKGWIDWAATKLSGLTSTLPDTVLSHLFSQEELVSNTELVQSYRQQIGNVVNQANLQLFWNMYNSRRDLDINRPGTVPNAKTLRCPVMLVVGDNAPAEDGVVECNSKLDPTTTTFLKMADSGGLPQVTQPGKLTEAFKYFLQGMGYIAYLKDRRLSGGAVPSASMTRLARSRTASLTSAGSVDGSRPQACTHSESSEGLGQVNHTMEVSC
- the NDRG4 gene encoding protein NDRG4 isoform X1, which produces MKVLGHKIELLTGLLLHDVTMAGLQELRFPEEKPLLRGQDAAELENSDTFLLAVDTDWKEHDIETPYGLLHVVIRGSPKGNRPAILTYHDVGLNHKLCFNTFFNFEDMQEITKHFVVCHVDAPGQQVGASQFPQGYQFPSMEQLAAMLPSVVQHFGFKYVIGIGVGAGAYVLAKFALIFPDLVEGLVLMNIDPNGKGWIDWAATKLSGLTSTLPDTVLSHLFSQEELVSNTELVQSYRQQIGNVVNQANLQLFWNMYNSRRDLDINRPGTVPNAKTLRCPVMLVVGDNAPAEDGVVECNSKLDPTTTTFLKMADSGGLPQVTQPGKLTEAFKYFLQGMGYIAYLKDRRLSGGAVPSASMTRLARSRTASLTSAGSVDGSRPQACTHSESSEGLGQVNHTMEVSC
- the NDRG4 gene encoding protein NDRG4 isoform X2, translated to MKVLGHKIELLTGLLLHDVTMAGLQELRFPEEKPLLRGQDAAELENSDTFLLAVDTDWKEHDIETPYGLLHVVIRGSPKGNRPAILTYHDVGLNHKLCFNTFFNFEDMQEITKHFVVCHVDAPGQQVGASQFPQGYQFPSMEQLAAMLPSVVQHFGFKYVIGIGVGAGAYVLAKFALIFPDLVEGLVLMNIDPNGKGWIDWAATKLSGLTSTLPDTVLSHLFSQEELVSNTELVQSYRQQIGNVVNQANLQLFWNMYNSRRDLDINRPGTVPNAKTLRCPVMLVVGDNAPAEDGVVECNSKLDPTTTTFLKMADSGGLPQVTQPGKLTEAFKYFLQGMGYMPSASMTRLARSRTASLTSAGSVDGSRPQACTHSESSEGLGQVNHTMEVSC